One genomic region from Salvia hispanica cultivar TCC Black 2014 chromosome 2, UniMelb_Shisp_WGS_1.0, whole genome shotgun sequence encodes:
- the LOC125205677 gene encoding TLC domain-containing protein 4-like, producing MGRSLRTAGTLKAYQYQAGVLVKNYVLADPYIPYTSIVLGILTCKLAYDMSQIISTFYSRNYNALTKIQRTEWNNRGISTLHAVFISIMSLYFVFWSELFSDKSHSGLVTFRNSSISTFALGLSVGYFLSDLAMICWRYPSLGGLEYVLHHSLAAIAVAYAMYMGEGQLYTFMILISEVTTPWINIRWYLDVSGLKRSSAYIINGVIIFFSWLVARILLFGYMFYHVYRHHSQVMRMHTAGSLLVFVVPVALAIMNVMWFGKILKGLKKALLKKT from the exons ATGGGGCGTTCTTTAAGAACTGCTGGGACACTTAAAGCTTATCAATACCAGGCTGGTGTGTTGGTCAAAAACTATGTACTAGCGGATCCTTACATTCCATATACTTCTATTGTTCTTGGAATATTGACTTGCAAATTG GCCTATGATATGAGTCAGATAATCAGCACGTTTTATTCCAGAAATTATAATGCCCTCACCAAGATTCAAAGGACGGAGTGGAACAACCG TGGCATTTCCACTCTTCATGCTGTTTTTATTTCGATTATGTCTTTGTACTTTGTATTCTGGTCTGAACTCTTCTCTGATAAAAGCCATTCTGGATTAGTTACATTCAGAAATTCATCTATCTCAACATTTGCACTTGGG CTATCTGTTGGATACTTCTTGTCTGATCTTGCGATGATCTGTTGGCGGTATCCTTCTTTGGGTGGACTTGAGTAT GTTCTCCATCACTCGCTTGCGGCAATTGCAGTTGCATATGCCATGTATATGGGGGAGGGTCAGCTCTACACATTTATGATACTGATATCGGAGGTAACAACACCTTGGATCAATATTAGATG GTATCTTGATGTATCTGGATTGAAGAGATCCAGTGCATATATTATCAACGGagtcattatattttttagttggtTG GTGGCAAGAATTCTTTTGTTTGGTTACATGTTCTACCACGTCTATCGTCACCACAGCCAG GTGATGAGGATGCACACTGCTGGCTCTCTTCTGGTGTTTGTCGTACCTGTGGCACTCGCGATCATGAACGTGATGTGGTTTGGGAAGATCCTCAAGGGTTTGAAGAAGGCCTTATTGAAAAAGACATGA